One region of Budorcas taxicolor isolate Tak-1 chromosome 3, Takin1.1, whole genome shotgun sequence genomic DNA includes:
- the PIAS3 gene encoding E3 SUMO-protein ligase PIAS3 isoform X1: MAELGELKHMVMSFRVSELQVLLGFAGRNKSGRKHELLAKALHLLKSSCAPSVQMKIKELYRRRFPRKTLGPSDLSLLSLPPGTPPVGSPGPLAPIPPALLAPGTLLGPKREVDMHPPLPQPVHPDVTMKPLPFYEIYGELIRPTTLASTSSQRFEEAHFTFALTPQQVQQILTSREVLPGAKCDYTIQVQLRFCLCETSCPQEDYFPPNLFVKVNGKLCPLPGYLPPTKNGAEPKRPSRPINITPLARLSATVPNTIVVNWSSEFGRNYSLSVYLVRQLTAGTLLQKLRAKGIRNPDHSRALIKEKLTADPDSEVATTSLRVSLMCPLGKMRLTVPCRALTCAHLQSFDAALYLQMNEKKPTWTCPVCDKKAPYESLIIDGLFMEILNSCSDCDEIQFMEDGSWCPMKPKKEASEVCPPPGYGLDGLQYSPVQEGNPSESKKKVEVIDLTVESSSDEEDLPPTKKHCPVTSAAIPALPGSKGVLTSGHQPSSVLRSPAMGTLGGDFLSSLPLHEYPPAFPLGADIQGLDLFSFLQTESQHYGPSVITSLDEQDALGHFFQYRGTPSHFLGPLTPTLGSSHRSATPAPPPGRVSSIVAPGGTLREGHGGPLPSGPSLTGCRSDIISLD; the protein is encoded by the exons ATGGCGGAGCTGGGCGAATTAAAG CACATGGTGATGAGTTTCCGGGTGTCTGAGCTCCAGGTGCTCCTCGGCTTTGCTGGCCGGAACAAGAGCGGACGGAAGCACGAGCTCCTGGCCAAGGCCCTACACCTCCTCAAGTCCAGCTGTGCCCCCAGCGTCCAGATGAAGATCAAAGAGCTTTACCGCCGACGCTTTCCCCGCAAGACCCTGGGGCCCTCTGATCTTTCTCTGCTCTCCTTGCCCCCTGGAACCCCTCCTGTAGGCTCTCCTGGTCCTCTGGCTCCCATTCCCCCGGCCCTCTTGGCCCCTGGCACCCTGCTGGGCCCCAAGCGTGAAGTGGACATGCACCCTCCTCTGCCCCAGCCTGTGCACCCTGACGTTACCATGAAACCATTGCCCTTCTATGAAATCTACGGGGAGCTCATCCGGCCCACCACCCTCG CATCCACTTCTAGCCAGCGGTTCGAGGAAGCGCACTTCACCTTTGCCCTCACCCCCCAGCAAGTGCAGCAGATTCTTACTTCCAG AGAGGTTCTGCCAGGAGCTAAATGCGATTATACCATACAGGTGCAGTTAAG GTTCTGTCTCTGTGAGACCAGCTGCCCCCAGGAAGATTACTTCCCCCCCAACCTCTTTGTCAAGGTCAATGGGAAACTATGCCCCCTGCCG ggttacCTTCCCCCTACCAAGAACGGGGCTGAGCCCAAGAGACCCAGCCGCCCCATCAACATCACACCCCTGGCTCGTCTCTCGGCCACTGTTCCCAACACCATCGTGGTCAACTGGTCGTCTGAGTTTGGACGG AATTACTCCTTGTCTGTGTACCTGGTGAGGCAGCTGACGGCAGGGACCCTGCTACAAAAACTCAGAGCAAAGGGCATCCGGAACCCAGACCACTCCCGGGCACTGA TCAAGGAGAAGTTGACCGCTGACCCGGACAGTGAGGTGGCTACTACGAGTCTCCGGGTGTCACTCATGTGCCCG CTGGGGAAGATGCGCTTGACTGTCCCTTGCCGCGCCCTCACTTGTGCCCACCTGCAGAGCTTCGATGCTGCCCTTTATCTACAAATGAACGAGAAGAAGCCAACGTGGACGTGTCCTGTGTGTGACAAGAAAGCTCCCTATGAATCTCTTATCATTGATGG TTTATTCATGGAGATTCTTAATTCCTGCTCGGATTGTGATGAGATCCAGTTCATGGAAGATGGATCCTGGTGCCCAATGAAACCCAAGAAGGAGGCATCTGAGGTTTGCCCCCCGCCAGGGTATGGGCTGGATG GCCTCCAGTATAGCCCAGTCCAAGAGGGCAATCCATCGGAGAGTAAGAAGAAGGTTGAAGTTATTGACTTGACAGTAGAAAGCTCATCAGATGAGGAGGACCTGCCCCCGACGAAGAAGCACTGTCCTGTCACCTCAGCTGCCATCCCGGCTCTACCTGGAAGCAAAGG AGTCCTGACATCTGGTCACCAGCCATCTTCGGTGCTGCGGAGCCCAGCTATGGGCACGCTGGGCGGGGATTTCCTGTCCAGTCTCCCACTACACGAGTACCCACCCGCCTTCCCCCTTGGGGCTGATATCCAAG gtttagatttattttctttccttcagacTGAGAGTCAG CACTATGGTCCCTCCGTCATCACCTCACTAGATGAACAGGATGCCCTGGGCCACTTCTTCCAGTACCGAGGGACCCCTTCCCACTTCCTGGGCCCGCTAACCCCCACGTTGGGGAGCTCTCACCGCAGCGCCACGCCGGCACCCCCTCCTGGCCGTGTTAGTAGCATTGTGGCCCCTGGGGGGACCTTAAGGGAAGGGCATGGAGGACCCCTGCCCTCAGGTCCCTCTTTGACTGGCTGTCGGTCAGACATCATTTCCCTGGACTGA
- the PIAS3 gene encoding E3 SUMO-protein ligase PIAS3 isoform X2 codes for MVMSFRVSELQVLLGFAGRNKSGRKHELLAKALHLLKSSCAPSVQMKIKELYRRRFPRKTLGPSDLSLLSLPPGTPPVGSPGPLAPIPPALLAPGTLLGPKREVDMHPPLPQPVHPDVTMKPLPFYEIYGELIRPTTLASTSSQRFEEAHFTFALTPQQVQQILTSREVLPGAKCDYTIQVQLRFCLCETSCPQEDYFPPNLFVKVNGKLCPLPGYLPPTKNGAEPKRPSRPINITPLARLSATVPNTIVVNWSSEFGRNYSLSVYLVRQLTAGTLLQKLRAKGIRNPDHSRALIKEKLTADPDSEVATTSLRVSLMCPLGKMRLTVPCRALTCAHLQSFDAALYLQMNEKKPTWTCPVCDKKAPYESLIIDGLFMEILNSCSDCDEIQFMEDGSWCPMKPKKEASEVCPPPGYGLDGLQYSPVQEGNPSESKKKVEVIDLTVESSSDEEDLPPTKKHCPVTSAAIPALPGSKGVLTSGHQPSSVLRSPAMGTLGGDFLSSLPLHEYPPAFPLGADIQGLDLFSFLQTESQHYGPSVITSLDEQDALGHFFQYRGTPSHFLGPLTPTLGSSHRSATPAPPPGRVSSIVAPGGTLREGHGGPLPSGPSLTGCRSDIISLD; via the exons ATGGTGATGAGTTTCCGGGTGTCTGAGCTCCAGGTGCTCCTCGGCTTTGCTGGCCGGAACAAGAGCGGACGGAAGCACGAGCTCCTGGCCAAGGCCCTACACCTCCTCAAGTCCAGCTGTGCCCCCAGCGTCCAGATGAAGATCAAAGAGCTTTACCGCCGACGCTTTCCCCGCAAGACCCTGGGGCCCTCTGATCTTTCTCTGCTCTCCTTGCCCCCTGGAACCCCTCCTGTAGGCTCTCCTGGTCCTCTGGCTCCCATTCCCCCGGCCCTCTTGGCCCCTGGCACCCTGCTGGGCCCCAAGCGTGAAGTGGACATGCACCCTCCTCTGCCCCAGCCTGTGCACCCTGACGTTACCATGAAACCATTGCCCTTCTATGAAATCTACGGGGAGCTCATCCGGCCCACCACCCTCG CATCCACTTCTAGCCAGCGGTTCGAGGAAGCGCACTTCACCTTTGCCCTCACCCCCCAGCAAGTGCAGCAGATTCTTACTTCCAG AGAGGTTCTGCCAGGAGCTAAATGCGATTATACCATACAGGTGCAGTTAAG GTTCTGTCTCTGTGAGACCAGCTGCCCCCAGGAAGATTACTTCCCCCCCAACCTCTTTGTCAAGGTCAATGGGAAACTATGCCCCCTGCCG ggttacCTTCCCCCTACCAAGAACGGGGCTGAGCCCAAGAGACCCAGCCGCCCCATCAACATCACACCCCTGGCTCGTCTCTCGGCCACTGTTCCCAACACCATCGTGGTCAACTGGTCGTCTGAGTTTGGACGG AATTACTCCTTGTCTGTGTACCTGGTGAGGCAGCTGACGGCAGGGACCCTGCTACAAAAACTCAGAGCAAAGGGCATCCGGAACCCAGACCACTCCCGGGCACTGA TCAAGGAGAAGTTGACCGCTGACCCGGACAGTGAGGTGGCTACTACGAGTCTCCGGGTGTCACTCATGTGCCCG CTGGGGAAGATGCGCTTGACTGTCCCTTGCCGCGCCCTCACTTGTGCCCACCTGCAGAGCTTCGATGCTGCCCTTTATCTACAAATGAACGAGAAGAAGCCAACGTGGACGTGTCCTGTGTGTGACAAGAAAGCTCCCTATGAATCTCTTATCATTGATGG TTTATTCATGGAGATTCTTAATTCCTGCTCGGATTGTGATGAGATCCAGTTCATGGAAGATGGATCCTGGTGCCCAATGAAACCCAAGAAGGAGGCATCTGAGGTTTGCCCCCCGCCAGGGTATGGGCTGGATG GCCTCCAGTATAGCCCAGTCCAAGAGGGCAATCCATCGGAGAGTAAGAAGAAGGTTGAAGTTATTGACTTGACAGTAGAAAGCTCATCAGATGAGGAGGACCTGCCCCCGACGAAGAAGCACTGTCCTGTCACCTCAGCTGCCATCCCGGCTCTACCTGGAAGCAAAGG AGTCCTGACATCTGGTCACCAGCCATCTTCGGTGCTGCGGAGCCCAGCTATGGGCACGCTGGGCGGGGATTTCCTGTCCAGTCTCCCACTACACGAGTACCCACCCGCCTTCCCCCTTGGGGCTGATATCCAAG gtttagatttattttctttccttcagacTGAGAGTCAG CACTATGGTCCCTCCGTCATCACCTCACTAGATGAACAGGATGCCCTGGGCCACTTCTTCCAGTACCGAGGGACCCCTTCCCACTTCCTGGGCCCGCTAACCCCCACGTTGGGGAGCTCTCACCGCAGCGCCACGCCGGCACCCCCTCCTGGCCGTGTTAGTAGCATTGTGGCCCCTGGGGGGACCTTAAGGGAAGGGCATGGAGGACCCCTGCCCTCAGGTCCCTCTTTGACTGGCTGTCGGTCAGACATCATTTCCCTGGACTGA
- the NUDT17 gene encoding nucleoside diphosphate-linked moiety X motif 17 produces MAAARVLLLLSGRPESVSFAQSVCGLLGAGSGLGPWPTHCGLKRGQLVLSDKPFPGASARLPLQRPPFCPFAALDQQPRAPGVELPPNGRGVDLGVAVILQSSDQTVLLTRRTSTLNVSPNLWVPPGGHVEPDEELLDGGLRELWEESGLQLPQGQFSWVPLGLWESAYPPKLSWGLPKYHHIVLYILVISQESQQQLQARIQPNAGEVSAFMWLGPDIAAAVAATEDGTETPKHLPQDLPSSVPAVELKENGGVQPLALPTSTLLRTTPATADSRERVSTGTKFALTLWLQHLGR; encoded by the exons ATGGCGGCGGCACGGGTGCTGCTACTCCTCTCCGGGCGCCCGGAGTCGGTGAGCTTCGCGCAGAGTGTGTGCGGCCTCCTGGGCGCCGGGTCGGGGCTCGGGCCGTGGCCCACGCACTGCGGCCTGAAGCGGGGACAACTGGTCCTCTCGGACAAGCCTTTCCCAGGCGCGTCGGCCAGGCTTCCGCTccag CGACCCCCTTTCTGCCCTTTTGCGGCCCTGGACCAACAGCCCAGGGCTCCGGGGGTCGAGCTGCCCCCGAATGGTCGAGGTGTGGATCTGGGTGTGGCGGTCATTCTGCAGTCCAGCGATCAGACTGTCTTGCTGACGCGAAGGACAAGCACCCTCAACGTTTCGCCCAACCTCTGGGTACCCCCAG GTGGGCATGTGGAACCTGATGAAGAG CTGCTGGATGGTGGGCTTCGAGAGCTTTGGGAGGAGAGTGGACTCCAGCTGCCCCAGGGCCAGTtctcctgggtccctctggggTTATGGGAG tCTGCCTACCCCCCTAAGCTGAGCTGGGGTCtccccaaataccatcacatcGTTCTCTACATACTTGTCATCTCCCAGGAGTCACAGCAGCAGCTCCAG GCCCGGATTCAACCAAATGCAGGAGAGGTGAGTGCCTTCATGTGGCTGGGACCAGACATAGCAGCTGCAGTGGCTGCCACAGAGGATGGGACAGAGACCCCCAAACATCTTCCCCAGGACCTACCATCTTCTGTCCC TGCAGTGGAACTAAAAGAGAATGGAGGAGTCCAGCCTCTGGCCTTGCCCACATCCACCCTGCTGAGGACAACCCCAGCCACGGCAGACAGCAGAGAGAGGGTCAGCACTGGCACCAAGTTTGCCCTCACGCTCTGGCTGCAACATCTGGGCAG GTAG